A window of Fluoribacter dumoffii NY 23 contains these coding sequences:
- a CDS encoding HlyD family efflux transporter periplasmic adaptor subunit has product MNKRSPSFYFTLILIVLFVFFFLYWLFVWRNQAYTNDAYVQGNQVYIKALRPGFVTGIYTDDSFLVKKGQLIVSLNETDSLIALEKAKKKLAKTVRDVCQAFHDVFILAAEIEVKKAELLKAQQNLKHRHDVIHVKGISLEDYQHAQDDLKATAASLKSTKNNYQKMLAFVQGTSIIEHPWVQAAAQEVRDAWVQLYRCKIYAPVDGLVAQRTIQVGMWVSPNEPLMSIIPLDQMWVNANFKETQLKKMRIGQKVTFTSDLYGANVVYHGRIVGLPGGAGNAFSLLPPENLSGNWIKIVQRLPVRIALIQDELKKFPLRIGLSLEVTANLSDQNGPLVPTTTSGAPHYITDIFQKEEAGDKNLIAEIIRTNLDPNLQKYANTPLTVSNKILNG; this is encoded by the coding sequence ATGAATAAAAGATCGCCTTCTTTTTATTTTACCCTCATTCTTATTGTTCTGTTTGTTTTTTTCTTTTTATATTGGCTTTTTGTATGGAGAAATCAGGCCTATACGAATGATGCTTATGTACAAGGAAATCAAGTCTACATTAAAGCCTTACGTCCAGGATTTGTGACAGGCATTTATACAGATGATAGTTTTCTGGTTAAAAAAGGCCAACTTATTGTTTCTTTGAATGAAACAGATTCCCTGATTGCTTTAGAAAAAGCAAAAAAGAAACTTGCCAAAACAGTACGCGATGTTTGCCAGGCATTTCACGATGTATTTATATTGGCTGCGGAAATTGAGGTAAAGAAAGCAGAACTTTTAAAAGCCCAACAAAATTTGAAACATCGTCATGACGTCATTCATGTTAAAGGAATATCTTTAGAGGATTATCAGCATGCACAGGATGATTTAAAAGCCACCGCCGCATCATTAAAAAGTACTAAAAATAATTATCAAAAAATGTTGGCGTTTGTACAAGGTACTTCAATTATCGAACATCCGTGGGTGCAAGCTGCAGCCCAGGAAGTACGTGATGCCTGGGTACAATTATACCGCTGCAAGATCTACGCGCCAGTAGATGGCCTTGTAGCACAAAGGACTATCCAGGTAGGAATGTGGGTTTCTCCCAATGAACCGCTTATGTCCATCATTCCTTTAGATCAAATGTGGGTCAATGCCAACTTTAAAGAAACTCAGCTCAAAAAAATGCGTATTGGTCAGAAAGTCACCTTTACTTCCGATCTCTATGGCGCAAATGTTGTTTATCATGGCAGGATTGTTGGCCTTCCGGGAGGAGCAGGCAATGCTTTTTCATTATTGCCCCCGGAAAATCTCTCTGGAAACTGGATTAAAATCGTACAAAGACTACCTGTTCGTATTGCATTAATTCAGGATGAATTAAAAAAATTTCCTTTACGTATTGGACTTTCTTTAGAAGTTACCGCCAACCTATCCGATCAAAATGGACCTTTGGTACCCACCACGACATCTGGCGCGCCTCACTACATCACCGATATTTTTCAAAAAGAAGAAGCGGGGGATAAAAACCTTATTGCAGAGATTATAAGAACTAATTTGGATCCTAACCTTCAGAAATATGCCAACACTCCTTTAACTGTTAGTAACAAAATCTTAAATGGGTGA